Genomic window (Athene noctua chromosome 20, bAthNoc1.hap1.1, whole genome shotgun sequence):
CAGCAATTTGGTCTCTTTAGATTTTTCATTCCCAGATACTTGTAGCAACTTTCTGTATGCGCCCTTTAGATTGTTCCCATCATTTGAATGGTTAATAGGTCTTGAAATAGTGAATCATATCTGAAATTTCCTTGCTGGCACTTTGTTCTGTAAGTACACCGACACGTACTGTATATATTCCAGCCTGCAGAGAGGTTTCATCACCTCATGATccctttgcctcagttttctttCGAGCCACAAAGCAGCACGTTTAAGTGACCAGTGGGGCATGCCTGAGCTCTGCTAGACTGGGATGCTCTGTGGAACAGACAAGGCAAGACATAGTTTTCTCTTCTTCAGGTTGGAGGGTGGGGACTGGAGCACAGAGAAATCCTACGTTTGTACCTGGAACCTGGACAGAAGAGGGTTGAATCCGCAGCGCCCTGACCTCGTGGTGGACGTTCCCAGTTGTGTCATGGGCCTGGCTTTCCACCCCTCCCAGCTGTCGCTGATAGCTGGTAGGTTGCTCTTACCTTGGATCCCATCTGACCTGTATCCTCATCTCCTCACCTTGAATCATGGCTTTCCTCTCTCTCAGCTCAGCCTAAGGTATCTTGCAGAACGCATGGTGTTGCAGCTCCTCGGACTGAGGAACTAATGCTCACCAACATCGCTATAACTGCGCTGTTGCTTCTGAACTGAGACTTGCTGCTTTTTCAGGGACATCTGCCTTCATATCACCCCCTCAGAGAGATGAGGGAGGGAAGCTCAGCCCAGGTGTAGGTGGGAAGAGTTTCCCTATTTCAGTAGAGCTGCATTTTCTCATACCAGAGCTGACTGTGCCCTGCATAGAGCTGCCAGCCTTTTGAAGCTGGCAGGCCTGTTTCCACCAAAGCTTCATTTGTGCATTTTCTCTGAGGTATTAGAAGGTTTATCTTTGTCCTTTCAGGCGGCCTTTTCAGTGGGGAGCTGGTGGTGTGGGATACCAGCAGGACAGAAGACCCTGTGGTCTGGAGGACAGGGATGACAGGCGACACTCACACCGATCCGGTCTATCAGGTAACAAcagacagggctggggggagggagttGCCATTGCTCTATTTCAGCCCTTCAGTTCCTGTCCAGACAGGCTGCTGCATTTCAGCAGTTACATTCTCTTTTGGTTGGCTATTTTGCCCCAAACCTGGCTACTGAACTCAACACTCCCTCTGTAAAAAAACTCCTTGCTGTTCAGAATAAATGAAGAGGAGGCCCGTTCCCATGCTGTAACTGTTTATTGATGCAGATGGAGCTCACAATACCCATGGTGGCTTAAAAATGTTAAGTAGCAAATCCTTTGCTACCTGCTGTAAGCATGTCCTACAGTCTGGCTTCCTAATGCTTCTTGTCCTTGCGGGGTCCAGTGACTCTGGGCAACCTGTATATTTTCTCATCTGAAAGTcaggaaaatgctgctgtttatAGCTATAAATGTGACATCTCAAAAATGATGGCAGGTGAACCCCAGAAACTGCTCTGCAGCATTCAGCCTGAGACCCCAACTGCATTTCTGCGCTGGTGTCCGCGTGCCAGCTCCCCGCAGGGCTGGTTTGGTACCGGGATCCCTGGCTGGCACCTGGGATCAGCCGTGACAGTCGCTCTCATCGCCCTCGTTTGGAGCAGGTTACCTGGTTACCCGACGCCAAGCACAGAAACCGCTCCCGGCTCCTGAGCGCGTCGACCGACGGGAAGATCCTGGTGTGGAGGGAGGAGCGGGCTGGGCGCCTGGCCTTGGCCGAAGGATTCGCCGTGGTGGCTCAGCAGATCCCTCGCAGCACTCAGCTGAAGAAGGTGAGttcagcagctccaggagggctgCTTTGACAAAACCACTCTAAACACTGGAGCCCTCATGGCAGAGCTTGCCTTCCATGTGGGAAGAGCCAGGAAAAGCCCCTTTGAACATTGACCCCCATCTCCCATCCCATACTGAAATCACTCCTTGGAAGACTGGAAACAGCTGAGGTTTGCCACGCTCTATGGAGAAGAGAACTTGTCTGTAACGCTAATTCACACAAATCCCCCTGTAGGAGGATACTGCAGAGGTTAACAGCTGAGCAGTGCTACAGAGAGTGTAGCTGCTGTGAGTTGTGCCCCTGGGGGGCTGGTTCACGCAGCCGTAACCCCGCCTGTGTTTCCCTGGAGCCCCCAGCTCCCACCAGCTTTGTCTCTTTTTCTCCCAGTTCGCCTGGGGCGAGGCCGCCGTGGGTGTGACCTCGCTCTCCTTTTCACACTTCGATCCCCGCGTGTTCGTTGTGGGCGTGGAAGGCGGCTACTCCCTGAAGTGCTCCACGGCAGCAGCGACGCCGGCTCTCCGCGGCGCCAGCAGTTCCGTCCCGCTCCGGGCTCCCGCGGAGCTCGCCTTCGCCCCGCACGGTGGGCCCGTCTACTCTGTGAGCTGCTCGCCCTTCCACAGGCGAGTGCTGGGGATTGGTTCCAGTGCTGCATGTTGGACGCAGTTATTGCCTGGCTCTGAACGTGCATTTTTTCAAATAGCCTTCGAGTGGGAGCGAGTACAAGTTCCAAAAAAGGCTCACCTGGCATCCGGAACTTGATCGAGTCCCTTCCTGCCGTAGGATAAACAATGGCCACTGGCTCTGGTGCCGCTGCCCACACGAAGACGCTGCGTGTGGGCACAACACAAACACGAAATGGCGTCTGTGCCCAGGCCAGGGTAAAGCATTAGCACCTTCCTTCGATCATCCGCGACATTAATATTAAAGATTAAAGACAAGGGGAGGAGCTAAAAGTCATTTACTTATCAGTGCTTAAAGGATCTGCTCATCAGACATCTTAGTGGCAGCTGCCTGCATTTAAATCAGCagctcacagctctgccagggcaGCGGCCCCAAGCCACGTTTCTGTGAAACATGCTGACAGCCCAGGTTTGCGTTTAATTTGCATGAGACAAACACAGCCCTAACAATGCCCGGCTCCAGGTCAGCAGTTCTCAGGCATCCCTGGCCCACAACCCACCAGCAACCCTCAGTGGACAACATGAGCCCTCATTAACCTTAATTGAGGTCAGTGACAAAGCTCTGTCTCTACCGACCACATCCCGGGGCACGGCCTGGAAACTGCTGCTTTAGGAAACACGTTCAGACCTTTGCGAAGCAGCACTATCGCCCACGGTCACACTCCTTTGGTGAATTTTGTTCTCTCTCTTTAGCAATAAAGCCAAATCAAGTTGTTTCTTGCTTCTCCCTCCCCCAGGAACCTCTTCCTGAGCTGCGGGACTGACGGACAAGTTCACTTGCACTCCATGTTGCAGACACAACCCCTCATTTCTCTTCAGTTATCAAAGAAATACCTCTTCTGCGTGCGCTGGTCTCCAGTTCGACCACTGGTCTTTGCA
Coding sequences:
- the DYNC2I2 gene encoding cytoplasmic dynein 2 intermediate chain 2 yields the protein MGTRGAGRGSSPGRDPRPLAAMFADGPAPGADVESLWRSARSARCEAKSCQTGRISTVESAAQSHTSRDASVQTDQSKDAVQDFQQEVQVDYTSLLSFLQRVEDAVIKELNKNWKSRAFDGFEVNWTDQNETVLCLHTLSYPEAQDQNLQVTSISWNATGSVVACSYGRLEGGDWSTEKSYVCTWNLDRRGLNPQRPDLVVDVPSCVMGLAFHPSQLSLIAGGLFSGELVVWDTSRTEDPVVWRTGMTGDTHTDPVYQVTWLPDAKHRNRSRLLSASTDGKILVWREERAGRLALAEGFAVVAQQIPRSTQLKKFAWGEAAVGVTSLSFSHFDPRVFVVGVEGGYSLKCSTAAATPALRGASSSVPLRAPAELAFAPHGGPVYSVSCSPFHRNLFLSCGTDGQVHLHSMLQTQPLISLQLSKKYLFCVRWSPVRPLVFAAASGEGDVHLFDFEKSSHKPALSLKQAAGEHPVYCLEFNVKQSQLLAAGDATGAVRVWQLSSDFTEQGPREMNRLEQLASEITD